The stretch of DNA CGATGGTGAAGGTGCCACGAGGGGCAAAAGAGCCCGAGCTTCCAGCGACCATAGTAGAGTTCTCCGATGAGCGGAAACGATACGGTCCAACGGATTTCATGAATCCCTCTTCGTTATTCGAATTTTTCATCCTCGGACACATGCTGGCACCTCCTCATTTTTACTGGATTATCTTCCAGCCCTGAGACATAGGTGTTACGTTGATATTAATGTTCAGATCTGGATTCCTGATCGCGTTGATCATAATTCTTGATCGATAGTCGCTTCGAATTCTAGTGCTCTCGACCGTTGCGTTAAAAAACTCATAATAAACAGGTTGTACAGGCACAACATGGACGTTCTGTAAAAATTGTTGGTAGACCTGCTTGAGAAGATCAGGGGGGAGATTGGCTGGCACCTGTATCTGGGGTACCGGCCCAATCTGCTGGGATAGAACGGGGTCGGCCATAGCAACCTCAAAGGGATTGAAAGGCTCATTACATCTCATCTCTCCTTCGAGATCTTTCCAGACTTTCCAGATGAGGGTTTCAAGGTCATCAGGAGCTTCTATGATAGGAAGCCCAATCTTCTTCGCCTCTGCTCGTCCAACCGGGTAGCCGTGATGGTAAAAGGATTTATTGAGGGCTTCTGAGATCGCCCGCACTTTGTTCTGGTCGTCCATGTGGAGGCTGAGAAGTTTTTCTCCGAGGGATAGGGCAAGGTTTGAACTTCGCTTTGCAGCTCCGATCGGAACTGTACCAACCTCTTTGCAGAGGAGTTCAAAGGCGCGTTCTTTCTGTGCCTGGTCTGTAATCCCAACATCGGACTGGACAAAGTCAATGAAATGCGAGAGGTCTTCGGCTGCAAAGTCCAGGCCTTCCCGTTTTCCTTCATTGTTCTTTTCCACATGGAGTTGTGGATCCACAGGGCCAAGGTTCGAGAAAGGGTGCATGATAATCTCGTCTGCACCGAGGGCGAGGAGCGTTGCAGCACTGTAGGCCTGGTATGGGAGGAGAACCCCGATTTTGTCGAATCGTTCTCTAAGCATACTGATTATGCGCCATGAGACAATCGGATCGCCTCCCTCGCTGACGATGAGGATATCGACCCCGTGCGCGGTCGTGGGAAGTCGTTGGATCTGCTCGCAAAACATTGGTATCGCATCAGATCCCATGCGCCCTCCACCACCATCGCTACGGGAA from Methanofollis liminatans DSM 4140 encodes:
- a CDS encoding SDH family Clp fold serine proteinase; its protein translation is MGYAERVELYKQIEEVRKRPLITYVTSSRSDGGGGRMGSDAIPMFCEQIQRLPTTAHGVDILIVSEGGDPIVSWRIISMLRERFDKIGVLLPYQAYSAATLLALGADEIIMHPFSNLGPVDPQLHVEKNNEGKREGLDFAAEDLSHFIDFVQSDVGITDQAQKERAFELLCKEVGTVPIGAAKRSSNLALSLGEKLLSLHMDDQNKVRAISEALNKSFYHHGYPVGRAEAKKIGLPIIEAPDDLETLIWKVWKDLEGEMRCNEPFNPFEVAMADPVLSQQIGPVPQIQVPANLPPDLLKQVYQQFLQNVHVVPVQPVYYEFFNATVESTRIRSDYRSRIMINAIRNPDLNININVTPMSQGWKIIQ